From Actinosynnema mirum DSM 43827, a single genomic window includes:
- a CDS encoding demethylmenaquinone methyltransferase yields the protein MSRAGLDKNPREVAEMFDGVAEGYDRTNSVMTLGFDRRWREWSRRVLDARPGEKVLDLAAGTAVSTVEYGESGAWCVAADFSLGMLRGGAKRPVPKVAADALHLPFRDGAFDAVTVSFGLRNFEDTEAALREMARVVRPGGRLVVCEVSSPTFGPFRAVYKRHLLKVLPVVAKRVSSNPVAYNYLAESMATWPDQRALGEIVARAGWDDVAWFNLTGGLVALHRAVKPLD from the coding sequence ATGTCGCGCGCAGGTCTGGACAAGAACCCCCGCGAGGTCGCCGAGATGTTCGACGGCGTGGCGGAGGGTTACGACCGCACCAACTCCGTCATGACACTGGGGTTCGACCGGCGCTGGCGGGAGTGGAGCAGGCGGGTGCTGGACGCCCGCCCCGGTGAGAAGGTGCTGGACCTGGCCGCGGGCACCGCGGTGTCCACGGTCGAGTACGGCGAGTCGGGCGCCTGGTGCGTCGCCGCCGACTTCTCCCTCGGGATGCTGCGCGGCGGGGCCAAGCGCCCGGTGCCGAAGGTCGCCGCCGACGCGCTGCACCTGCCCTTCCGCGACGGGGCCTTCGACGCGGTCACGGTCTCGTTCGGCCTGCGGAACTTCGAGGACACCGAGGCTGCGCTGCGGGAGATGGCGCGGGTCGTGCGCCCCGGCGGCAGGCTCGTGGTGTGCGAGGTGTCCAGCCCGACCTTCGGACCGTTCCGCGCGGTGTACAAGCGGCACCTGCTGAAGGTCCTGCCGGTGGTCGCCAAGCGGGTGTCCTCCAACCCGGTCGCCTACAACTACCTCGCCGAGTCGATGGCCACCTGGCCCGACCAGCGCGCGCTCGGCGAGATCGTCGCCCGCGCGGGCTGGGACGACGTCGCCTGGTTCAACCTGACCGGAGGACTGGTCGCGCTCCACCGCGCGGTCAAGCCCCTCGACTGA
- the paaC gene encoding 1,2-phenylacetyl-CoA epoxidase subunit PaaC has protein sequence MEQSSSGEQSSSGGQSGAGDGHGLADLADDGEWGGGGNWAFGTGFAEPLAGVGRDVPDGVDRGDLAAYCLMLGDDALVLSQRLAQWCSRAPELEEDVALANIALDLLGQARLLLTRAGEVEGAGRDEDALAYLRDEREFRNVHLAEIECGPFAGGDFATTTARLLVLSSWRLAAFERLRGSADPVLAAVAAKGVKELAYHRDHAAQWAVRLGDGTDESHRRMQAGLERVRPYLEELFTAHPVELRLTGVAVDPGELRAEVDGVLDAVCAAGGLTRPEPAPAALVAGRGGRDGVHTEVMGYLLAELQHVHRSLPGARW, from the coding sequence GTGGAGCAGAGCAGTTCCGGTGAGCAGAGCAGTTCCGGTGGGCAGAGCGGCGCCGGTGACGGGCACGGGCTCGCCGACCTCGCGGACGACGGCGAGTGGGGCGGTGGCGGGAACTGGGCGTTCGGCACCGGCTTCGCCGAACCGCTCGCGGGCGTCGGGCGGGACGTGCCGGACGGGGTGGACCGGGGCGACCTGGCCGCCTACTGCCTGATGCTCGGCGACGACGCGCTCGTGCTGTCCCAGCGGCTCGCCCAGTGGTGCTCGCGCGCGCCCGAGCTGGAGGAGGACGTCGCGCTGGCCAACATCGCGCTCGACCTGCTCGGGCAGGCCAGGCTGCTGCTGACCAGGGCGGGCGAGGTCGAGGGCGCCGGGCGGGACGAGGACGCGCTGGCCTACCTGCGCGACGAGCGCGAGTTCCGCAACGTGCACCTGGCGGAGATCGAGTGCGGTCCGTTCGCGGGCGGCGACTTCGCCACCACGACCGCCCGGCTGCTGGTGCTGTCCTCGTGGCGGCTCGCGGCGTTCGAGCGGCTGCGCGGCAGCGCCGACCCGGTGCTCGCGGCGGTCGCGGCCAAGGGCGTGAAGGAGCTGGCGTACCACCGGGACCACGCGGCGCAGTGGGCCGTGCGGCTCGGCGACGGCACGGACGAGTCGCACCGCAGGATGCAGGCCGGGCTGGAGCGGGTGCGGCCGTACCTGGAGGAGCTGTTCACCGCGCACCCGGTGGAGCTGCGGCTCACCGGGGTCGCGGTCGATCCGGGGGAACTGCGCGCCGAGGTGGACGGGGTGCTGGACGCGGTGTGCGCGGCGGGCGGGCTGACCAGGCCCGAACCGGCGCCCGCCGCGCTGGTCGCCGGACGCGGCGGGCGGGACGGGGTGCACACCGAGGTCATGGGGTACCTGCTGGCGGAGCTCCAGCACGTGCACCGGTCGCTGCCGGGGGCGCGCTGGTGA
- a CDS encoding DUF3592 domain-containing protein yields the protein MVDDAVLSDDRAEDRPADRSADRPDGRPRSGRRRAVRKLLGRSVLVLGGLVTLVGVLLVAACWRDDNAIESRRGRAAAEVVSVSFQRTVVRYATPDGAVHSPAQGVLYPDGLEAGQVVWIEYDTDDTELARVEGRTFTLALLPVGTFLLAVWAVLGPLAWWLRRRV from the coding sequence GTGGTGGACGACGCAGTGCTCTCCGACGACCGCGCCGAGGACCGTCCCGCGGACCGTTCCGCGGACCGCCCGGACGGCCGCCCCCGCTCGGGCCGCCGCCGCGCGGTCCGGAAGCTGCTCGGCCGGTCGGTGCTGGTCCTGGGCGGTCTGGTGACGCTGGTCGGCGTGCTGCTGGTGGCGGCCTGCTGGCGCGACGACAACGCGATCGAGAGCAGGCGCGGCCGGGCCGCCGCCGAGGTGGTCTCGGTGTCCTTCCAGCGCACCGTCGTGCGCTACGCCACCCCGGACGGCGCGGTGCACAGCCCGGCCCAGGGCGTGCTCTACCCGGACGGCCTGGAGGCCGGTCAGGTGGTGTGGATCGAGTACGACACCGACGACACCGAGCTGGCGCGCGTCGAGGGCCGCACGTTCACCCTCGCGCTGCTGCCCGTCGGCACGTTCCTGCTGGCGGTGTGGGCGGTGCTCGGACCGCTCGCCTGGTGGCTGCGGCGTCGCGTGTGA
- a CDS encoding NADH-quinone oxidoreductase subunit C has translation MADEDKTPAPDSGGALSSADMSQAQHEEHLARGGVVSGRNRTGMFGVAGSGDTSGFGGLKLPAHVAAPSERPYGGWFDELVDELLAAMGEQGLPADAIQQITVDRGEITFFLRREHLVDVARLLRDDPALRFELCSSLSGVDYGPEAPQRLHSVVHLTSMTYRRRIRLEVAVDVDDAHVPSLVSVYPTTDWQEREAWDMFGIVYDGHPGLTRILMPDDWDGHPQRKDYPLGGIPVEYKGAEIPPPDQRRSYS, from the coding sequence ATGGCAGACGAAGACAAGACCCCGGCGCCCGACTCGGGGGGAGCGCTCAGCTCCGCCGACATGTCGCAGGCCCAGCACGAGGAGCACCTCGCGCGCGGCGGCGTCGTCTCGGGCCGCAACCGCACCGGCATGTTCGGCGTGGCGGGCAGCGGCGACACCTCCGGCTTCGGCGGGCTCAAGCTGCCCGCGCACGTGGCCGCCCCCTCCGAGCGCCCCTACGGCGGCTGGTTCGACGAGCTCGTCGACGAGCTGCTCGCGGCCATGGGCGAGCAGGGCCTGCCCGCCGACGCGATCCAGCAGATCACCGTCGACCGCGGGGAGATCACCTTCTTCCTGCGCCGCGAGCACCTGGTGGACGTCGCCCGCCTCCTGCGCGACGACCCGGCGCTGCGCTTCGAGCTGTGCAGCTCGCTGTCCGGCGTGGACTACGGCCCCGAGGCCCCGCAGCGCCTGCACTCCGTCGTGCACCTCACGTCGATGACCTACCGCAGGCGCATCCGCCTGGAGGTCGCCGTCGACGTCGACGACGCCCACGTGCCCAGCCTGGTCTCCGTCTACCCGACGACGGACTGGCAGGAGCGCGAGGCCTGGGACATGTTCGGCATCGTCTACGACGGTCACCCCGGACTGACCCGCATCCTGATGCCGGACGACTGGGACGGTCACCCCCAGCGCAAGGACTACCCCCTCGGCGGCATCCCGGTCGAGTACAAGGGCGCGGAGATCCCCCCGCCCGACCAGAGGCGGTCCTACTCATGA
- a CDS encoding NuoB/complex I 20 kDa subunit family protein, whose translation MGLEEKLPNGVLLVSVEKLVNWTRKSSLWPATFGLACCAIEMMTTGAPRYDLARFGMEVFRASPRQADLMIVAGRVTNKMAPVLRQIYDQMPEPRWVLAMGVCASSGGMFNNYAVVQGVDHIVPVDMYLPGCPPRPEMLIDAILKIHAKIMDEPLGPKRAAQLAASGHKTELIPSSQRFARK comes from the coding sequence ATGGGTCTCGAGGAGAAGCTCCCCAACGGGGTCCTGCTGGTCAGCGTCGAGAAGCTGGTCAACTGGACCCGGAAGTCCTCGCTGTGGCCTGCCACGTTCGGTCTGGCGTGCTGCGCGATCGAGATGATGACCACCGGCGCCCCCCGCTACGACCTGGCCCGGTTCGGCATGGAGGTCTTCAGGGCCTCGCCGCGCCAGGCCGACCTGATGATCGTCGCGGGCCGGGTGACCAACAAGATGGCGCCGGTGCTCCGCCAGATCTACGACCAGATGCCCGAGCCGCGCTGGGTGCTGGCCATGGGCGTGTGCGCGTCCTCCGGCGGCATGTTCAACAACTACGCCGTGGTGCAGGGCGTCGACCACATCGTCCCGGTCGACATGTACCTGCCCGGCTGCCCTCCCCGCCCCGAGATGCTGATCGACGCGATCCTCAAGATCCACGCGAAGATCATGGACGAGCCCCTCGGGCCCAAACGCGCCGCGCAGCTGGCCGCCTCCGGCCACAAGACGGAGCTCATCCCGTCGTCCCAGCGGTTCGCGAGGAAGTGA
- the paaB gene encoding 1,2-phenylacetyl-CoA epoxidase subunit PaaB, translated as MSSDGSWPLWEVFVRGKRGLNHVHVGSLHAPDAELAVRNARDLYTRRNEGVSIWVVPAEAITASSPDEKDPFFAPSGDKVYRHPTFYAIPDDVPHL; from the coding sequence ATGAGCTCCGACGGTTCCTGGCCGCTGTGGGAGGTGTTCGTGCGCGGCAAGCGCGGGCTCAACCACGTCCACGTCGGCTCGCTGCACGCGCCCGACGCCGAGCTCGCGGTGCGCAACGCCCGCGACCTCTACACCCGGCGCAACGAGGGCGTGTCCATCTGGGTGGTGCCCGCCGAGGCGATCACCGCGTCGTCCCCGGACGAGAAGGACCCGTTCTTCGCGCCCAGCGGCGACAAGGTCTACCGGCACCCGACCTTCTACGCCATCCCCGACGACGTCCCCCACCTGTGA
- the paaD gene encoding 1,2-phenylacetyl-CoA epoxidase subunit PaaD has translation MSGPRPPGPSALEVASAVLDPELPVLTLADLGVLREVVERDGRVLVTITPTYSGCPAVDEMGADLRRGLVAAGFAEVEVRTSLHPAWTTDWITEDGLRKLREAGIAPPSRIGPRPVGPVPLNLAPPPGRVPCPRCGSARTEELSRFGATACKALRRCLACAEPFEHVKEI, from the coding sequence GTGAGCGGCCCGCGCCCGCCAGGTCCGTCCGCGCTGGAGGTCGCCTCGGCGGTGCTCGACCCCGAGCTGCCCGTGCTGACCCTGGCCGACCTGGGCGTGCTGCGCGAGGTCGTGGAGCGCGACGGGCGGGTCCTGGTCACCATCACCCCCACCTACTCGGGCTGCCCCGCCGTGGACGAGATGGGCGCCGACCTGCGGCGCGGGCTGGTGGCCGCCGGGTTCGCCGAGGTCGAGGTGCGCACCAGCCTGCACCCGGCGTGGACCACCGACTGGATCACCGAGGACGGCCTGCGCAAGCTGCGCGAGGCGGGCATCGCGCCGCCGTCCCGGATCGGCCCGCGCCCGGTCGGCCCCGTGCCGCTGAACCTCGCGCCGCCGCCCGGCCGGGTGCCGTGCCCGCGCTGCGGGTCGGCCCGCACCGAGGAGCTGTCCCGGTTCGGCGCGACCGCGTGCAAGGCGCTGCGCCGCTGCCTGGCCTGCGCGGAGCCCTTCGAGCACGTCAAGGAGATCTAG
- a CDS encoding inositol monophosphatase family protein — translation MTVLSSRPTQPADPGLVSLALEVAGRLANDASDVIMATAGRGARPDEDTSPFDWVTDTDRTLERHTRRVLTAEFPAIPVFCEDSASPVAVDAEYRWVVDPVDGGANYVAGVPWCAYSLALVDRWGPVVGVVADPYRAQIYAAARGRGMRANGTPVRLGDKPPNAIVCTEMTRTGPWPGMGEFISRAAGAGTGVRVLGSKALAVAQVALGHAAAAVLDSYHEWDVAGAVSLAVESGAAVLDRRGDDARLPEDGLLVAAPEVAEEVLGWWRSSMVR, via the coding sequence ATGACGGTCTTGTCGTCCCGCCCGACCCAGCCAGCCGATCCCGGCCTGGTGTCGCTGGCCCTCGAAGTGGCGGGTCGCCTGGCCAACGACGCCTCGGATGTGATCATGGCGACGGCCGGTCGCGGAGCGCGACCGGACGAGGACACCTCACCCTTCGACTGGGTGACGGACACCGACCGGACCCTGGAGCGGCACACCCGGCGCGTGCTGACCGCCGAGTTCCCGGCGATCCCGGTGTTCTGCGAGGACTCGGCGAGCCCGGTGGCGGTGGACGCGGAGTACCGGTGGGTGGTCGACCCGGTGGACGGCGGCGCGAACTACGTGGCAGGGGTGCCGTGGTGCGCGTACAGCCTGGCGCTGGTGGACCGCTGGGGCCCGGTCGTGGGCGTGGTCGCGGACCCGTACCGGGCGCAGATCTACGCGGCGGCGCGGGGGCGCGGGATGCGCGCGAACGGCACGCCGGTGCGGCTGGGCGACAAGCCGCCGAACGCGATCGTGTGCACCGAGATGACGCGGACGGGCCCGTGGCCGGGGATGGGCGAGTTCATCTCGCGCGCGGCGGGGGCGGGGACGGGCGTGCGGGTGCTGGGCTCGAAGGCGCTGGCCGTGGCGCAGGTGGCCCTGGGCCACGCGGCGGCGGCGGTGCTGGACAGCTACCACGAGTGGGACGTGGCGGGGGCGGTGTCCCTGGCCGTCGAGTCGGGCGCGGCGGTCCTCGACCGCCGGGGCGACGACGCGAGACTGCCGGAGGACGGCCTGCTCGTCGCGGCGCCGGAGGTGGCGGAGGAGGTGCTGGGGTGGTGGCGGTCGTCGATGGTGCGGTGA
- a CDS encoding 2Fe-2S iron-sulfur cluster-binding protein, whose amino-acid sequence MPFHELAVSAVERLCADAVAVTFDVPPELAGEYAFRAGQHVALRDGDEHRSYSICAGEGKPLRIGVRRVDGGLFSVRLVDRARVGDVFSVGTPQGRFTPSGGEHHGLVVAGSGITPALSIAATELERGARVSLVYGNRRSDTVMFADELADLKDRHRGRFQLVHVLSREPRDVELFSGRLDAARLSALLTGVVPAGDVDQWWLCGPHGLVKDARKVLEGLGAPEGSVHHELFHVDEPPPPPNRPERVLEDFVPGVVVLDGRETPVELPGDVPVLEAAQHVRGDLPFACRGGVCGTCRARLVTGEVRMRRNYALEPHEVAAGFVLTCQSMPVSGPIRVDYDA is encoded by the coding sequence ATGCCCTTCCACGAGCTGGCGGTCTCCGCCGTCGAGCGGCTGTGCGCGGACGCCGTCGCGGTCACCTTCGACGTGCCGCCCGAGCTGGCCGGGGAGTACGCGTTCCGGGCAGGGCAGCACGTGGCGCTGCGCGACGGGGACGAGCACCGGTCGTACTCGATCTGCGCGGGGGAGGGGAAACCGCTGCGCATCGGCGTGCGGCGGGTCGACGGCGGGCTGTTCTCGGTGCGGCTGGTCGACCGGGCGCGGGTCGGCGACGTGTTCAGCGTCGGCACCCCGCAGGGCCGCTTCACCCCGTCCGGCGGCGAGCACCACGGCCTGGTCGTGGCCGGGTCGGGCATCACGCCCGCGCTGTCGATCGCGGCGACCGAGCTGGAGCGCGGGGCGCGGGTCAGCCTCGTCTACGGCAACCGGCGCAGCGACACGGTGATGTTCGCGGACGAGCTGGCCGACCTGAAGGACCGGCACCGGGGGCGGTTCCAGCTCGTGCACGTGCTGTCGCGGGAGCCGAGGGACGTGGAGCTGTTCAGCGGCAGGCTCGACGCGGCCAGGCTGTCGGCGCTGCTGACCGGCGTGGTGCCCGCCGGGGACGTCGACCAGTGGTGGCTGTGCGGGCCGCACGGGCTGGTCAAGGACGCGCGGAAGGTGCTGGAGGGCCTCGGCGCGCCGGAGGGCAGCGTGCACCACGAGCTGTTCCACGTCGACGAGCCCCCGCCCCCGCCGAACCGGCCGGAGCGGGTGCTGGAGGACTTCGTGCCGGGGGTGGTGGTGCTGGACGGCCGCGAGACCCCGGTCGAGCTGCCCGGCGACGTGCCGGTGCTGGAGGCGGCCCAGCACGTGCGCGGCGACCTGCCGTTCGCGTGTCGGGGCGGGGTGTGCGGGACGTGCCGGGCGAGGCTGGTGACGGGTGAGGTGCGGATGCGCCGGAACTACGCCCTGGAGCCGCACGAGGTGGCGGCGGGGTTCGTGCTGACCTGCCAGTCGATGCCGGTGTCCGGGCCGATCCGGGTCGATTACGACGCTTGA
- the paaA gene encoding 1,2-phenylacetyl-CoA epoxidase subunit PaaA, with protein MELEAEFERVLAADQRVEPRDWMPDGYRRTLVRQIAQHAHSEIIGMQPEGNWISRAPSLRRKAILLAKVQDEAGHGLYLYAAAETLGADRADLTERLITGRQKYSSIFNYPTLTFADVGVIGWLVDGAAICNQVPLCRTSYGPYARAMIRVCKEESFHQRQGYELLATMMAGTDAQRSMVQDAVDRWWWPSLMMFGPPDAESANTERSVAWRIKRNTNDELRQKFVDMTVPQAAKLGVTLPDPELRWNAERGHHDFGTPDWDEFRRVVGGDGPCNAQRVAHRRTAHEEGEWVRAAATAHAAKRAAREAGAA; from the coding sequence ATGGAGCTGGAAGCGGAGTTCGAGCGCGTCCTCGCCGCAGATCAGCGCGTCGAGCCCAGGGACTGGATGCCCGACGGGTACCGGCGCACGCTCGTGCGGCAGATCGCCCAGCACGCGCACTCCGAGATCATCGGGATGCAGCCGGAGGGCAACTGGATCAGCCGCGCGCCCTCGCTGCGCCGCAAGGCGATCCTGCTGGCCAAGGTCCAGGACGAGGCGGGCCACGGCCTCTACCTCTACGCGGCGGCCGAGACCCTCGGCGCCGACCGCGCCGACCTGACCGAGCGGCTGATCACCGGTCGGCAGAAGTACTCCTCGATCTTCAACTACCCCACGCTGACCTTCGCCGACGTGGGCGTCATCGGCTGGCTCGTCGACGGCGCCGCCATCTGCAACCAGGTGCCGCTGTGCCGGACCTCGTACGGGCCGTACGCCCGCGCCATGATCCGGGTCTGCAAGGAGGAGTCCTTCCACCAGCGGCAGGGCTACGAGCTGCTCGCCACGATGATGGCAGGCACCGACGCGCAGCGGTCGATGGTCCAGGACGCGGTGGACCGCTGGTGGTGGCCGTCGCTGATGATGTTCGGCCCGCCCGACGCGGAGAGCGCCAACACCGAGCGGTCCGTCGCCTGGCGGATCAAGCGCAACACCAACGACGAGCTGCGGCAGAAGTTCGTCGACATGACCGTGCCCCAGGCCGCGAAGCTCGGCGTCACCCTGCCCGACCCCGAGCTGCGCTGGAACGCCGAGCGCGGGCACCACGACTTCGGGACCCCGGACTGGGACGAGTTCCGCCGGGTCGTCGGCGGGGACGGGCCCTGCAACGCCCAGCGGGTCGCCCACCGGCGCACCGCGCACGAGGAGGGCGAGTGGGTGCGGGCCGCGGCCACCGCCCACGCCGCCAAGCGCGCGGCCCGAGAGGCGGGTGCGGCATGA
- a CDS encoding geranylgeranyl reductase family protein, giving the protein MTTPSRRRADEDAEVIVVGAGPAGSTAATYLARAGLDVLLLEKGSFPREKVCGDGLTPRGVKQLIDLGIDTREEAGWLHNKGLRVVGGGVTMELAWPELASFPPYGVVRPRQDFDDMLAKAAVEAGARLKENNNVTGAVVERGRVVGVTAKVGKDKEPVTYRAPLVLACDGVSARLALSVGLQKDDAKPMGVAVRRYYASPRTKDDHLESHLELWDRKNNVLLPGYGWIFGMGDGTVNVGLGILSTSKAYGTTDYRALLKSWLDGTPEEWGFREENATSRIGGAALPMGLNRKPHYSNGLLLVGDAGGMVNPFNGEGIGYAMESAKIAAETVVQAMARPDGPSRERALHGYPVRIEQALGSYYRLGNIFSKLIGNPTIMSTATKYGLPRKGLMKLVLKLLAGLYDPKDGDAFDRVITAATKMAPTA; this is encoded by the coding sequence ATGACGACTCCCAGCCGCCGCAGGGCGGACGAGGACGCCGAAGTGATCGTGGTCGGCGCGGGTCCCGCGGGCTCGACCGCCGCCACCTACCTGGCGCGGGCAGGTCTCGACGTGCTGCTCCTGGAGAAGGGCAGCTTCCCCCGCGAGAAGGTCTGCGGGGACGGGCTGACCCCGCGCGGCGTCAAGCAGCTGATCGACCTCGGCATCGACACCCGCGAGGAGGCGGGCTGGCTGCACAACAAGGGCCTGCGCGTGGTCGGCGGCGGGGTCACCATGGAGCTGGCCTGGCCCGAGCTGGCCTCGTTCCCGCCCTACGGCGTGGTGCGGCCCCGGCAGGACTTCGACGACATGCTGGCCAAGGCCGCCGTCGAGGCGGGGGCGCGGCTCAAGGAGAACAACAACGTCACCGGCGCGGTCGTCGAGCGCGGCCGGGTGGTGGGCGTGACGGCCAAGGTCGGCAAGGACAAGGAGCCGGTCACCTACCGCGCGCCGCTGGTCCTGGCCTGCGACGGCGTGTCCGCGCGTCTGGCGCTGTCGGTGGGCCTGCAGAAGGACGACGCGAAGCCGATGGGCGTCGCGGTGCGCCGCTACTACGCGAGCCCCCGCACCAAGGACGACCACCTGGAGTCGCACCTGGAGCTGTGGGACCGCAAGAACAACGTGCTGCTCCCCGGCTACGGCTGGATCTTCGGGATGGGCGACGGCACGGTCAACGTCGGCCTGGGCATCCTGAGCACCTCCAAGGCGTACGGCACCACGGACTACCGCGCGCTGCTCAAGTCCTGGCTGGACGGCACCCCCGAGGAGTGGGGCTTCCGCGAGGAGAACGCCACCAGCCGCATCGGCGGCGCCGCCCTGCCCATGGGCCTGAACCGCAAGCCGCACTACAGCAACGGGCTGCTGCTGGTCGGCGACGCCGGCGGCATGGTCAACCCGTTCAACGGCGAGGGCATCGGCTACGCCATGGAGTCCGCCAAGATCGCCGCGGAGACCGTCGTGCAGGCCATGGCCAGGCCGGACGGCCCCAGCCGGGAGCGCGCGCTGCACGGCTACCCGGTGCGCATCGAGCAGGCGCTGGGCAGCTACTACCGGCTCGGGAACATCTTCAGCAAGCTCATCGGCAACCCCACGATCATGAGCACCGCGACCAAGTACGGACTTCCGCGCAAGGGCCTTATGAAACTTGTGCTGAAGCTGCTCGCTGGGCTATACGACCCGAAGGACGGGGACGCTTTCGACCGCGTCATCACGGCGGCGACGAAGATGGCTCCAACGGCTTAA
- a CDS encoding NADH-quinone oxidoreductase subunit A has product MLQPYLPLVLMFALAAAFALFSATIAPYIGPRRYNRAKMDAYECGIEPSPQPVVGGGRMPIAYYLTAMLFILFDIEMVFLYPFAVSADRLGLFGLVEIALFVGTLGFAYAYVWRRGGLDWN; this is encoded by the coding sequence GTGCTCCAGCCCTATCTCCCCCTCGTATTGATGTTCGCACTCGCCGCGGCCTTCGCGCTGTTCTCGGCGACGATCGCTCCGTACATCGGACCTCGCCGCTACAACCGCGCCAAGATGGACGCCTACGAGTGCGGGATCGAACCCTCCCCCCAGCCCGTCGTGGGCGGCGGTCGTATGCCGATCGCCTACTACCTCACGGCGATGCTGTTCATCCTGTTCGACATCGAGATGGTGTTCCTCTACCCGTTCGCGGTCTCCGCGGACCGGCTCGGCCTGTTCGGCCTGGTGGAGATCGCCCTGTTCGTCGGGACCCTCGGCTTCGCCTACGCGTACGTGTGGCGACGCGGTGGGCTCGACTGGAACTGA